Proteins encoded by one window of Candidatus Krumholzibacteriota bacterium:
- the rsxC gene encoding electron transport complex subunit RsxC has product MMGRFFGGVHPDYNKDLSRGKPIETMPVPGRLVVYLSQNLGAPSKAVVKKGDAVLKGQVIAESGGFVSTPVHAPVSGVVAAIDTFPHPVGTDLPAIVIEPDGNDRWADGCDVERDVDALSSAEIRDLVHDGGLVGMGGATFPTHVKLSPPPEKPIDVLVLNGAECEPYLSADHRMMVEHAEEILDGAALFARVIEVGRVIVGIEKNKPDAIAAMRERAAGREGFEVAALDVVYPQGAEKQLIFAVTGRRVPAGGLPMDVGVLVQNVATCRAAREAVRFNRPLIERVLTVTGRAIAEPKNLLVRVGTPFEDIVAFCGGMSGETGKIISGGPMMGVSQYSLAAAVTKGTSGIVLLRRDEVAQFVSDACIRCGRCVEACPMRLDPSTLSILVERMRFDDAGETGVNDCMECGCCAYVCPSRRPLVQHFRRAKAELRAKARKAG; this is encoded by the coding sequence GTGATGGGCCGGTTCTTCGGAGGCGTTCATCCCGACTACAACAAGGATCTCTCGCGCGGGAAGCCGATCGAGACGATGCCCGTCCCCGGGCGGCTCGTCGTCTATCTCTCGCAGAATCTCGGCGCCCCGTCGAAGGCGGTCGTGAAGAAGGGGGACGCGGTCCTGAAGGGGCAGGTGATCGCCGAGAGCGGCGGATTCGTCTCGACACCCGTGCACGCGCCCGTCTCGGGCGTCGTCGCGGCGATCGACACCTTCCCCCATCCGGTGGGGACCGACCTGCCGGCGATCGTCATCGAGCCGGACGGAAATGACCGCTGGGCGGACGGGTGCGACGTCGAGCGAGACGTCGACGCGCTCTCTTCCGCGGAGATCAGGGATCTCGTGCACGACGGCGGGCTCGTCGGCATGGGCGGCGCCACCTTCCCGACGCACGTGAAGCTCTCCCCGCCCCCGGAGAAGCCGATCGACGTCCTCGTTCTGAACGGCGCGGAGTGCGAGCCCTATCTCTCCGCCGATCACCGGATGATGGTCGAGCACGCCGAGGAGATCCTCGACGGCGCGGCTCTCTTCGCGCGAGTCATCGAAGTCGGCCGGGTGATCGTCGGCATCGAGAAGAACAAGCCCGATGCCATAGCGGCGATGCGCGAGCGCGCGGCCGGGCGCGAGGGCTTCGAGGTGGCGGCGCTCGACGTCGTTTATCCCCAGGGGGCGGAAAAGCAGCTCATCTTCGCGGTCACCGGCCGCCGGGTGCCGGCAGGCGGGCTGCCGATGGACGTCGGCGTCCTCGTGCAGAACGTCGCGACATGCAGGGCCGCCCGCGAGGCGGTCCGGTTCAACCGGCCGCTCATCGAACGCGTCCTCACGGTCACGGGGCGCGCAATCGCCGAGCCGAAGAACCTCCTCGTCCGGGTGGGGACGCCCTTCGAGGATATCGTGGCATTCTGCGGCGGGATGAGCGGGGAGACGGGAAAGATCATCAGCGGCGGCCCGATGATGGGCGTTTCGCAGTATTCGCTCGCCGCGGCCGTGACGAAGGGAACGAGCGGCATCGTCCTGCTCAGGCGGGACGAGGTGGCGCAGTTCGTCTCCGACGCCTGCATCCGGTGCGGACGCTGCGTCGAAGCCTGCCCGATGCGGCTCGATCCCTCGACGCTCAGCATCCTCGTCGAGCGGATGCGTTTCGACGATGCGGGGGAGACGGGCGTGAACGACTGCATGGAATGCGGCTGTTGCGCCTACGTCTGTCCCTCCCGGCGCCCCCTCGTCCAGCATTTCCGGCGGGCGAAGGCGGAACTCCGCGCGAAGGCGCGCAAGGCGGGCTGA
- the rsxA gene encoding electron transport complex subunit RsxA, with product MGKLVIIIISAVLVNNYVLMRFLGICPFLGVSKRLKTAVGMSGAVLFVMTMAAVVTWVVYHHVLVPFGLTYLQTVSFILVIASLVQLVELALQKLSPALYKALGIFLPLITTNCAVLGVAMLNIQKDFNLLETIVFAIGAALGFGLAMVLFSGLRERIELCDTPLPFRGTAIGLITAGLLSLAFMGFTGLVRL from the coding sequence ATGGGAAAGCTCGTGATCATCATCATCAGCGCCGTACTCGTCAACAACTACGTGTTGATGCGGTTTCTCGGCATCTGTCCCTTCCTCGGCGTGTCGAAGCGGCTGAAGACGGCCGTCGGCATGAGTGGGGCGGTGCTCTTCGTCATGACGATGGCCGCCGTCGTCACGTGGGTCGTCTATCATCACGTTCTCGTTCCCTTCGGCCTCACCTACTTGCAGACGGTCTCGTTCATCCTCGTCATCGCGAGTCTCGTCCAGCTCGTCGAGCTCGCCCTGCAGAAGCTGAGCCCGGCCCTCTACAAGGCCCTCGGGATCTTCCTCCCGCTGATCACGACGAACTGCGCGGTGCTCGGCGTCGCCATGCTCAACATACAGAAGGATTTCAACCTCCTCGAGACGATCGTCTTCGCGATCGGGGCCGCGCTCGGCTTCGGGCTCGCGATGGTGCTCTTCTCGGGGCTGCGCGAGCGGATCGAGCTCTGCGACACGCCGCTGCCCTTCCGCGGCACGGCGATCGGGCTCATCACGGCGGGGCTGCTCTCGCTCGCCTTCATGGGCTTCACCGGTCTTGTGAGGCTGTAG
- a CDS encoding RnfABCDGE type electron transport complex subunit B: MLTAILALAAVALALSFVLAIAARVFAVDVDPRAEKIEEALPGANCGACGLPGCSELARRIAEGKADIDACPVGGAAVARAIAAIMGQDFAGGGVRRVAMVMCNGGDESARRRFWYNGVRDCNSAALLFGGDKSCAYGCLGLGTCAGVCPFGAIDMTGAGLAVVDPARCTGCTKCVDACPKGIIRMVPADRTIHILCSSHDKGAKTRKVCAVGCIGCMKCVKAAPEGAIAMDRNLAVVDYEAEIPPEIAGECPMKTIHVRKLDGLADLDAAAGGER; encoded by the coding sequence ATGCTGACAGCGATTCTGGCACTCGCGGCGGTCGCGCTCGCGCTGAGCTTCGTCCTCGCCATCGCGGCGCGCGTCTTCGCCGTCGACGTCGATCCCCGTGCCGAGAAGATCGAGGAAGCGCTCCCCGGCGCGAACTGCGGCGCCTGCGGCCTGCCCGGTTGTTCGGAGCTCGCCCGGCGCATCGCCGAGGGGAAGGCCGACATCGACGCCTGCCCCGTCGGCGGCGCGGCCGTGGCCCGCGCCATCGCCGCCATCATGGGACAGGACTTCGCCGGCGGAGGCGTCCGGCGGGTCGCCATGGTGATGTGCAACGGCGGCGACGAATCGGCCCGCAGGCGTTTCTGGTACAACGGGGTCCGGGACTGCAACTCCGCCGCCCTCCTCTTCGGCGGCGACAAGTCCTGCGCCTACGGCTGCCTCGGCCTCGGGACCTGCGCCGGCGTCTGCCCGTTCGGCGCGATCGACATGACCGGCGCCGGCCTCGCCGTCGTCGACCCGGCGCGCTGCACCGGCTGCACGAAGTGCGTGGACGCCTGTCCGAAGGGGATCATCAGGATGGTTCCCGCCGACCGGACAATCCACATCCTCTGCTCGTCCCACGACAAGGGGGCGAAGACGCGGAAGGTGTGCGCCGTCGGGTGCATCGGCTGCATGAAATGCGTGAAGGCCGCGCCTGAGGGAGCGATCGCGATGGACCGCAACCTCGCCGTCGTCGACTACGAGGCGGAGATTCCGCCGGAGATCGCCGGCGAGTGCCCGATGAAGACGATCCACGTGCGGAAACTCGACGGGTTGGCGGACCTCGACGCCGCCGCGGGAGGTGAGAGGTGA